In the Atribacterota bacterium genome, AGCCATATAGTATTTTTTGGGTTTCTCCCGAACAAACCACAGGGATATCATGCTATCCGGGTAAGTAAAACTGACATCGTATTCCGAAAATACTGAGAGAGGTATGCGTATTTCTCCATGCAGATCTGGATTTGGAGAATTTTTTACCATCCATCTGGATGTCCCAAGCACCATGGGAATCGGATATGTATGCTGGGGTCGTCCTCCTTTTTTCTTAAACTCATTATATACCCATTTCTCCGTTTCCCTTCGATTATGCAAATATTGGTTGGGATTCTGAAATCTTTCCCCAAAAACGGTCTTGCTGTAAAGCTCTTTCATGATTTTTATGGCTTCCTCATCAGATAGGGTTGATAAGCTACGAAATGGTTCTGTACCAAGCTTATAGTAATAGGTCAAATAATCTATCATAAATTCTTCTCCCAAACAACAACCTGCAACCTGGGGTCAGGTCTTGAATTATCATTTAACATCAGTTACTATCTTTATATATGATATACATATACTAATACAATGTTACTTATTGTAGTATAATGTTATATATGTTATTAAGTAACCTATTTTAAGTTAAAGCCATGCTTTTGTTTTGCCTGGTATATTTTCATTCCCTTTTTGTTGGTAGCTTGAAATACCTTATACCAGGAGAGAATACTTGTTCTATAATTAAGAGAAATGTGTTTGCTATAGAGAACTGTTCTTCATCTTACTCCATATCAATTATCAAAGTGAGTTTAAATTAGAAAATAGTCTATTCCAAAGAAGAATCACCTGAAGTGAAAGAAATGCTTTCTGCTATTTCATTTATAGTATTACCTATATCAAAAGTTTCCCTCTCTGTAAAGCATTCTATTCTTTTAGGTTCCGGATAATGAGAACAATTTGAGAAACGCAATACAAAATTAATGGAAATCAGATTCCCTTTATAAATTACAAAGTAGGTATAGTCTGTATATACTGAGCCTGCTGCTCCTTCACTTTCGGCTCTAATGCAATAATTTCTTCCATTAATATTTTGCTTATAAAATCTCCTGGAAAAACTGCTCTCTTCAGGACTTGTCTGGCATGCTAATTCTTCGTTTTTTATTTCTATTTCCCAAGGCCAATCATTTTTATTAGTAAGGATTTTTATCTCTGGGGGCCATTTCTGAAAAGAAACATATTCTGCTTCTAAATATTCTGGGGCTTGGAATATAATGTCATTTGATTTAAATTCTTTCCAATCATCACTTCCTTTATCAAGCACACAGTTTTGCGCTACTATTTCTCCATCAATTTCTAAAATTACTTCACCTTGATGCTCCCAAAAAACTATTGACTCATCGTCATTAGCATATCGGGATCCAGAACCACTTATGACTCTTTGCAGAATATAGTTTTGACCATTAAACAACAGTATTGCTTCATTGTTTTTATTATCGTATCTTATCTTAATTTCATCTCCACACGGACAAGAAAAAACAAAATAATCAGTTGTTCCTGGATAACTTTCCTCATATTTTTGTTCCAATTCGTTTTTACTATTTAAATCAATACCAGCAACTATGATAACCAAAAACAAAATAACTAATATTATTACAGTTTTCTTCTTCATATTTTAATTATAGCACCTATTTATTAAATAAAGCTCTAAAAGTAATTCTTAAACCAGATGTTTTTCTATTGCCTGGCTTATTAAAACCGCTTTCTATATCATCTTTCTTTTATTGTTACTTTCAAGACATCACCAGGTCATTTGCCAATTTTAGTACGAATATCCTTGCGTAATCCTATGATATAACATATCGAACCATCATTATTTTGATCCCATATTCACGATGCTCCCATCATATGGCACTCCATCAAAAATGGCATAGGCTTTTAATCTTCCCTTTTTGGACTCCTTCTTCAAATCATAAGGAAATTTGACATAAGCACAGTTGATGTCAGGAACTTTCTCTATAACAGTTTCAAATTCATAGAAAACTTTTTTTCTTATCACTTAAGTTAAATAATATCTTTGAGATATTATTATC is a window encoding:
- a CDS encoding MliC family protein, giving the protein MKKKTVIILVILFLVIIVAGIDLNSKNELEQKYEESYPGTTDYFVFSCPCGDEIKIRYDNKNNEAILLFNGQNYILQRVISGSGSRYANDDESIVFWEHQGEVILEIDGEIVAQNCVLDKGSDDWKEFKSNDIIFQAPEYLEAEYVSFQKWPPEIKILTNKNDWPWEIEIKNEELACQTSPEESSFSRRFYKQNINGRNYCIRAESEGAAGSVYTDYTYFVIYKGNLISINFVLRFSNCSHYPEPKRIECFTERETFDIGNTINEIAESISFTSGDSSLE